The Mesorhizobium sp. M1D.F.Ca.ET.043.01.1.1 genome contains a region encoding:
- a CDS encoding PhzF family phenazine biosynthesis protein codes for MARNYLLYDVFTTERLAGNPVAVVLDSEGLDMAAMQAIAREFNLSETVFVLPPENPKHRNRIRIFTPDYEMPFAGHPTVGSAIALAELAGETAGIFVLEENIGPVRCAVSKHDGAIFAEFDLAKLPERLELVADPEMIGAALGLGPHELGFENHRVAFWSAGVPYVTIPVADLEAAAKIRLDNQAWSELAPRKSEWAFASPYVYCRETVHHDSAFHVRMIVPGTPSYEDPATGSAAAAFAGAIMHFDGPTDGISQLWIEQGLEMGRPSRIRLELNVEGGKLAAARIGGHAVKLAEGKLSV; via the coding sequence ATGGCGCGCAACTACTTGCTTTACGATGTGTTTACGACCGAGCGGCTGGCCGGGAATCCGGTGGCCGTGGTGCTCGACAGCGAGGGGCTGGACATGGCCGCCATGCAGGCGATCGCGCGCGAATTCAACCTGTCGGAGACGGTTTTCGTGCTGCCGCCGGAAAATCCCAAGCACCGCAATCGTATCCGTATCTTCACGCCGGATTACGAGATGCCGTTCGCCGGCCATCCGACGGTTGGTTCGGCGATCGCGCTTGCGGAGCTGGCGGGCGAGACGGCGGGCATCTTCGTGCTGGAGGAGAATATCGGCCCGGTGCGCTGCGCGGTGAGCAAGCATGACGGCGCCATCTTTGCCGAATTCGACCTGGCGAAACTGCCGGAGCGGCTGGAACTCGTTGCCGACCCGGAAATGATCGGCGCGGCGCTCGGCCTTGGCCCGCACGAGCTCGGCTTTGAGAATCACCGCGTCGCCTTCTGGTCGGCCGGCGTGCCTTACGTCACCATTCCGGTTGCGGACCTTGAAGCGGCGGCCAAGATCAGGCTGGACAATCAGGCGTGGTCGGAATTGGCACCCCGCAAGAGCGAATGGGCCTTCGCCAGCCCTTATGTCTATTGCCGCGAGACGGTGCACCACGACAGCGCCTTCCATGTGCGCATGATCGTGCCCGGCACGCCGTCCTACGAGGATCCGGCGACAGGCTCGGCGGCGGCCGCCTTTGCCGGCGCGATCATGCATTTCGACGGCCCGACGGACGGAATCTCGCAGCTGTGGATCGAGCAGGGGCTGGAGATGGGCAGGCCGTCGCGCATCAGGCTGGAGCTCAATGTCGAAGGCGGAAAGCTCGCCGCCGCCCGCATCGGCGGCCATGCCGTGAAGTTGGCCGAAGGCAAGCTTTCTGTGTGA
- a CDS encoding NAD(P)-dependent oxidoreductase has product MSGQPITVLMVNEYPDYIDADVWAAELKNRVPQLEFRLWPDVGNKGDIDIVLIDKGADSGFFDAMTGLRAVLYLGAGVDGIDLQSFPKSVALIRLATREQASEVAQYIVLRVLCQQRHVAEYVRQQASKVWHPIAPRKISETRIVVLGAGRIGGWAAKLFAELGYDTAVWSRQQKTLLGIQSYFGRAQLAEALIGRDYIICSLPLTGDTRGLLNSSAFGNMKRGAYLVNVARGAHVNEADLIRALDENQLSGACLDVFQHEPLEASSPLWNHPKVTITPHVASFWVDSGIDQAADLCGQVARGEPLSNRIDLELGY; this is encoded by the coding sequence GTGTCCGGCCAACCAATTACCGTGCTGATGGTCAATGAGTATCCCGACTACATCGACGCCGACGTGTGGGCTGCTGAGCTAAAGAATCGTGTGCCGCAGCTCGAGTTCAGGCTTTGGCCGGATGTCGGGAATAAAGGTGACATCGATATCGTGCTGATCGACAAGGGTGCCGATTCCGGTTTTTTCGACGCGATGACAGGGCTGCGCGCCGTGCTCTATCTGGGGGCGGGTGTCGACGGCATTGATCTCCAAAGCTTTCCCAAGAGTGTTGCGCTCATCAGGCTCGCAACGCGTGAACAGGCCTCGGAAGTGGCGCAGTACATCGTCCTTCGCGTTCTTTGCCAGCAACGCCATGTTGCAGAGTACGTGAGGCAGCAAGCCAGCAAGGTTTGGCATCCGATCGCGCCGCGGAAGATCTCCGAGACAAGAATTGTTGTGTTGGGTGCGGGCCGGATCGGTGGCTGGGCCGCAAAGCTGTTTGCGGAACTGGGCTACGACACTGCCGTCTGGTCTCGTCAGCAGAAGACACTCCTTGGCATACAGAGCTACTTCGGCCGTGCCCAGCTTGCGGAGGCACTCATAGGGCGGGACTACATTATCTGTTCACTTCCCCTGACAGGTGACACTCGTGGGCTACTGAACTCCAGTGCCTTTGGAAATATGAAGCGAGGTGCCTATCTCGTGAATGTCGCCAGGGGGGCGCATGTCAACGAAGCCGATCTGATCCGCGCTCTCGACGAAAATCAGCTTTCCGGTGCTTGCCTTGACGTGTTTCAGCATGAACCGCTGGAAGCCTCGTCGCCACTGTGGAATCATCCCAAGGTGACCATCACACCTCATGTCGCGAGCTTCTGGGTGGATTCTGGGATCGACCAGGCCGCCGATCTCTGCGGTCAAGTCGCAAGAGGCGAGCCTCTGTCCAACAGGATCGACCTCGAACTGGGTTACTGA